The following are encoded in a window of Brevibacillus ruminantium genomic DNA:
- a CDS encoding ABC transporter substrate-binding protein, translating to MRKMAMSLITLLLVFFLAACSGGPPAATSDGGPATSTPAAESPKKDPVELVMYSWRTEDKDAYTKIIAAFEKQNPHIKVKFKPFKSTEYNTILTNTLTAGSGVDILQLRPYTIATSIADGGYLLPLDEIKGVSEIAKDYLDAARGSDGKVYGVPLSINSAIIFYNKQLFADHGVQPPETWDEFIEVCKTLKDKGITPIAQSGKAAYLLSIAHSIFVPSSLGGNDAVEQMLKGDLTFTDPAFLDSIKQMQELAPYFPQDFIAIEDKDAQALFYTGKAAMYINGSYRLETFEKYNPDMKLDFIPSLAKEKGGDTPMVNWVDGSIAKATKHPEEAKVFIEFLASQEFGQMFSDELNRLSAIPNVTPKDPLVQKMTQLSEKSMVPFLMLVHFGEGTPTTKTTFEDSLQGMYINKLTVEQVAEATKASADKWFKPAK from the coding sequence ATGAGAAAAATGGCGATGTCCCTGATTACCCTGTTGTTGGTTTTCTTTCTGGCTGCCTGTAGTGGCGGTCCTCCGGCAGCTACATCTGATGGAGGACCGGCGACGTCCACACCGGCCGCAGAGTCACCCAAAAAAGACCCGGTCGAACTGGTGATGTACAGCTGGCGTACGGAAGACAAAGATGCCTACACGAAGATCATTGCAGCGTTTGAAAAACAGAATCCCCACATTAAGGTTAAATTCAAGCCTTTCAAGTCGACGGAATACAATACGATCCTGACCAATACACTGACGGCCGGATCAGGGGTGGATATTCTGCAGCTCCGTCCGTATACCATCGCGACTTCCATTGCGGATGGCGGATACCTGTTGCCCCTCGACGAGATCAAAGGGGTGAGCGAAATTGCCAAGGATTATCTGGATGCGGCACGTGGAAGTGACGGCAAGGTCTACGGCGTCCCCCTGTCGATTAACTCGGCGATCATTTTCTACAATAAGCAGTTGTTTGCTGATCACGGCGTGCAGCCGCCGGAAACCTGGGATGAATTTATTGAGGTATGCAAAACATTGAAGGACAAAGGCATTACGCCCATCGCTCAATCCGGCAAGGCCGCCTATCTGCTGTCCATCGCCCATAGTATCTTCGTCCCGAGCTCTTTGGGAGGAAATGACGCTGTTGAGCAGATGCTGAAGGGTGATCTCACCTTTACCGATCCCGCTTTTCTCGATTCGATCAAGCAGATGCAGGAGCTGGCTCCCTACTTCCCGCAGGATTTCATCGCCATTGAAGACAAGGACGCGCAAGCCCTCTTCTACACCGGCAAGGCGGCTATGTATATCAATGGCAGCTATCGTCTGGAAACCTTTGAAAAGTACAATCCGGACATGAAGCTTGATTTTATTCCTTCATTGGCTAAGGAAAAGGGGGGCGATACTCCCATGGTCAACTGGGTGGACGGCTCGATTGCCAAAGCGACCAAGCATCCGGAAGAAGCAAAGGTCTTCATAGAATTCCTCGCGTCCCAGGAATTCGGTCAGATGTTCAGTGATGAGCTAAACCGACTCAGTGCCATCCCGAATGTCACCCCGAAGGACCCGCTGGTGCAGAAAATGACGCAATTAAGCGAGAAAAGCATGGTGCCATTTTTAATGCTGGTCCATTTTGGAGAAGGGACGCCTACGACCAAAACAACGTTCGAAGATTCTCTCCAGGGCATGTACATCAACAAATTGACGGTGGAGCAGGTGGCTGAAGCGACGAAAGCCTCTGCAGACAAGTGGTTCAAACCCGCCAAGTAG
- a CDS encoding carbohydrate ABC transporter permease, which translates to MSVWGKSTEAKRQRRVIQGIRKVNWQKQLVHLFLLPALVFYVCFQVYPIFSAFWNSFFSFKGMQRDSFIGLENFVRLFTESPFKEMFYRGFGHNVIFFIVTVISKLVVAFLLALLINSKIRGKEFFKTVLFLPKLLSVIVVGFLFSLILNPTYGALNTFLKFVGLQEWTRPWLGSPDTALYTIILVNSWYGLGFAVLIFLAGLQAIPSEIFDAAKVDGASGWTMLWRITLPMAMPAVMVMTILTFIGAFETFELIFAMQGSQGGPYYSTDVLATYFYRLAFGSVDGGESIGLGSALAVVLFLMISSATAILLFFFKKKEYEQ; encoded by the coding sequence TTGTCCGTATGGGGAAAATCGACGGAAGCGAAAAGGCAGCGCAGGGTGATTCAGGGGATTAGAAAAGTGAACTGGCAAAAGCAGTTGGTCCATCTCTTCCTGCTGCCAGCGCTGGTGTTCTATGTCTGTTTTCAGGTGTATCCGATCTTTTCGGCCTTTTGGAACAGCTTTTTCTCATTTAAGGGGATGCAGCGGGATTCGTTCATCGGCTTGGAAAATTTTGTCCGGCTGTTTACTGAATCACCGTTTAAAGAGATGTTTTACCGCGGCTTCGGGCACAATGTCATTTTTTTTATCGTCACGGTCATTTCCAAGCTGGTCGTTGCCTTCCTCCTGGCCCTTTTGATCAACAGCAAGATCCGGGGGAAAGAATTTTTTAAAACCGTTCTTTTTTTGCCCAAGCTGCTTTCCGTCATTGTCGTTGGCTTTTTGTTCAGCTTGATTTTAAATCCCACCTACGGCGCTTTGAATACGTTCTTGAAGTTTGTCGGGCTGCAGGAGTGGACGCGGCCATGGCTGGGAAGTCCTGACACCGCCCTGTATACGATTATTCTCGTGAATAGCTGGTACGGTCTCGGGTTTGCGGTGCTCATCTTTTTGGCAGGACTGCAGGCCATCCCTTCGGAAATTTTCGACGCGGCCAAGGTTGACGGGGCGTCGGGCTGGACGATGCTCTGGCGGATCACGCTGCCAATGGCGATGCCGGCTGTGATGGTGATGACGATTCTGACCTTTATTGGCGCGTTTGAAACCTTTGAACTGATCTTTGCCATGCAGGGCTCGCAGGGAGGACCTTACTATTCGACGGATGTCCTGGCGACGTATTTTTACCGCCTGGCCTTCGGTTCGGTTGATGGCGGGGAATCGATCGGTCTGGGGTCAGCGCTGGCAGTCGTGCTGTTTCTGATGATATCCAGTGCGACGGCCATCCTGCTTTTCTTCTTTAAAAAGAAAGAATATGAACAGTAG
- a CDS encoding AAA family ATPase — translation MNPIKLDQSHPSVEKLINNIEKVLIGKRSIIEFCVAAILANGHVLLEDVPGVGKTMLVRSLSRSIGGEFKRIQFTPDLLPTDVTGVAIFNQKTLEFEFRPGPIFANVILADEINRTSPKTQSSLLEAMEERSVTIDGHTYQLNAPFFVMATQNPLEYEGTFPLPEAQLDRFLMQLSLGYPTLKEEMEMLTRFSQNNPLETLEPVVTAEELTQIQKQVAAVRVSEGVQEYIVRLCQRTREHHQVYLGVSPRGSLALFRAAQALSFVRGRDYVIPDDIKELVPVTFTHRIILKPEARLEGTTTERILSSILAETRVPVS, via the coding sequence GTGAACCCAATCAAATTGGATCAATCCCATCCTTCCGTGGAGAAGTTAATAAACAATATTGAAAAAGTACTAATTGGCAAACGCTCGATTATTGAATTTTGCGTGGCAGCCATCTTGGCAAACGGCCATGTCCTGTTAGAGGATGTACCGGGTGTCGGAAAAACCATGCTGGTTCGCTCGCTATCCAGGTCGATTGGCGGCGAGTTTAAGCGGATTCAGTTTACCCCGGACCTGCTGCCTACAGATGTAACAGGGGTCGCGATTTTTAACCAGAAAACGTTGGAATTTGAATTTAGACCCGGTCCGATTTTTGCCAATGTCATCCTTGCCGACGAAATCAACCGAACCTCGCCCAAAACCCAGTCGTCTCTGCTGGAGGCAATGGAGGAGCGTTCTGTGACCATCGACGGACATACCTACCAGTTGAACGCTCCCTTTTTTGTCATGGCTACCCAAAACCCGTTAGAGTACGAAGGAACCTTTCCACTACCCGAAGCACAGTTAGACCGTTTTCTCATGCAGCTAAGTCTGGGTTATCCGACACTCAAAGAAGAGATGGAGATGTTGACGCGCTTTTCTCAGAACAATCCATTGGAAACGCTGGAACCGGTGGTGACAGCGGAAGAACTGACGCAGATCCAAAAACAAGTAGCAGCCGTTCGCGTGTCTGAGGGCGTGCAGGAATATATTGTTCGTCTGTGCCAACGAACCAGGGAGCATCATCAAGTTTATCTGGGTGTCAGTCCGCGCGGTTCTTTGGCGCTTTTCCGGGCTGCACAAGCTTTGTCTTTCGTTCGAGGCAGAGATTATGTGATTCCGGATGATATCAAAGAGCTGGTGCCTGTAACCTTTACGCACCGTATCATTTTAAAACCGGAGGCTCGCCTGGAAGGAACCACGACGGAGCGGATTCTCTCTTCGATCCTGGCGGAAACGCGTGTTCCGGTCAGCTAG
- a CDS encoding HAD family hydrolase: MAKKWITFDLDGTLMLNPFGRWVFPEINAVVSKWAGASVDIAGKMIEEHQRRMSQSRYVDAYDWDEMLSSCLSCMDIPQRLDIEGLVKKHCVVPKIRLLEEDVLSVLGELRAKGYALAAVTNGFYKYQYPVMEALGLAKYFDEIVTPERAGTGKPDPAILQLLEGEVAAHVGDRLDHDIQMANRYRCLSVLIEHRLPRELCSVHPQWRAAHPGMEHVYREKWRKESKRDTTLSLPAECRPQVVLASIGELLTVLDDKY, encoded by the coding sequence ATGGCTAAAAAGTGGATTACGTTTGATTTAGATGGGACATTAATGCTGAATCCGTTTGGCAGGTGGGTGTTTCCTGAGATTAATGCCGTTGTTTCCAAGTGGGCAGGAGCTTCCGTGGATATAGCGGGGAAAATGATCGAGGAGCATCAGCGGCGAATGAGCCAATCCCGATATGTAGATGCTTATGATTGGGATGAGATGCTGAGCAGCTGTCTGTCCTGCATGGATATCCCGCAGCGGCTTGATATCGAAGGGCTGGTTAAAAAACACTGTGTTGTTCCCAAGATACGGCTGCTGGAAGAAGATGTCTTGTCTGTACTCGGTGAGCTGCGAGCGAAGGGATATGCACTTGCTGCCGTAACCAACGGATTCTACAAGTACCAGTACCCTGTGATGGAAGCCCTTGGGCTGGCAAAATATTTTGATGAGATTGTCACCCCGGAAAGAGCGGGGACTGGGAAGCCGGATCCGGCAATCTTGCAGCTTCTGGAAGGAGAGGTGGCAGCCCACGTCGGAGACCGCTTGGACCATGATATTCAGATGGCCAATCGATACAGATGCCTCTCTGTTCTAATCGAACATCGTCTTCCGCGCGAACTGTGCTCGGTTCATCCGCAGTGGCGGGCTGCTCATCCGGGGATGGAACATGTTTATCGGGAGAAATGGAGGAAAGAGAGCAAAAGAGATACGACACTATCGTTGCCAGCGGAATGCAGACCGCAAGTAGTGCTTGCGTCAATTGGAGAGTTGCTTACGGTTTTGGACGATAAGTATTAG
- a CDS encoding carbohydrate ABC transporter permease yields the protein MTIKGGQIVKYLVLLLFSLLALYPIFLMITSSFKSNLEILTAPLALPESLSLENYKLVWNKVNFGAYIWNSVYVSAMSVFLILFLSSMAAFYLSRFSFRWNPYILFFFMIGLMLPMKLAILPLYMIMLKLQLLDTLTSLVILYVAGGVPFAVFVFYGFFKTLPTDLDQSARLDGCNGFQVYYKIILPLMKPPLATVGVVQLIGVWNDFFYPLIFLKSEELSTIPLGVLALFGEYDTEWNLLFASLTISSLPMIVAFLFASKQFIEGLTSGAIK from the coding sequence ATGACAATCAAGGGTGGACAAATCGTCAAGTATCTCGTGCTGCTGCTCTTTTCACTATTGGCTTTGTATCCGATCTTTCTGATGATTACGTCATCGTTCAAATCCAATCTGGAGATTCTTACGGCGCCGCTGGCCCTTCCTGAATCGCTGTCGCTGGAAAACTACAAGCTGGTGTGGAATAAGGTGAACTTTGGCGCCTATATATGGAACAGTGTCTACGTCAGTGCGATGTCTGTATTTTTGATTTTGTTTCTCTCATCGATGGCGGCGTTTTACCTGTCCCGGTTTTCGTTTCGCTGGAATCCCTACATTCTGTTTTTCTTTATGATTGGGTTGATGCTGCCAATGAAACTGGCCATTTTGCCGCTGTACATGATTATGCTGAAGCTGCAATTGCTTGATACCTTAACTTCGTTAGTCATTCTTTATGTAGCGGGAGGCGTTCCCTTTGCCGTTTTTGTCTTCTACGGTTTTTTTAAGACGCTTCCCACCGATCTGGATCAATCGGCGCGTCTGGATGGCTGCAATGGCTTTCAGGTTTACTACAAAATCATTCTTCCCTTGATGAAGCCGCCCTTGGCAACCGTCGGGGTTGTTCAATTGATCGGGGTGTGGAACGACTTTTTCTATCCGCTCATATTTTTAAAGAGCGAGGAGCTTAGTACAATACCACTGGGAGTATTGGCGCTTTTTGGAGAGTATGATACCGAGTGGAACTTGCTGTTTGCCAGCTTGACGATTTCCTCACTGCCTATGATCGTTGCGTTTTTGTTTGCGTCGAAACAGTTTATTGAAGGATTGACCTCGGGGGCGATTAAATAA